In a single window of the Flavobacterium sp. W4I14 genome:
- a CDS encoding hypothetical protein (product_source=Hypo-rule applied) produces the protein MINHKTVLKNFVSLFKKWLSAKYSQREINNLQTDDTGYPGWKSIETYFSALLAAKEISQLDDEDLANLLYLIARHWDMGRMIAWLSNAPAFSNLGDLSADDFLILAKAVSKLDGLEYDDAKSQFAACIGKKTKTLTVEIEHILLDLYHSNEYTKRLSLMALAKLGYPAIRILIKQSWETVDEEFHKIGCLEAIHKYIKDPALLKEYLALAASEPGEYLQKYVSHLKQK, from the coding sequence ATGATAAACCATAAAACGGTACTTAAAAATTTCGTAAGCTTATTCAAAAAATGGCTGTCGGCAAAATATTCGCAACGAGAGATCAACAACCTGCAAACTGATGATACGGGTTATCCCGGGTGGAAATCAATAGAGACTTATTTTTCAGCCCTGCTTGCGGCCAAAGAAATCAGCCAGTTAGACGATGAAGACCTTGCTAATTTGCTGTATTTGATTGCACGTCATTGGGATATGGGAAGGATGATTGCCTGGCTGTCGAACGCTCCAGCATTTTCAAACCTTGGTGATCTATCAGCCGATGATTTTCTCATTCTGGCCAAAGCTGTGTCTAAATTGGACGGACTTGAATATGATGATGCAAAATCGCAGTTTGCAGCCTGTATCGGAAAAAAAACTAAAACCCTTACGGTGGAAATAGAGCACATACTTCTTGATCTTTACCATAGCAATGAATATACCAAACGGCTCTCACTAATGGCACTCGCCAAACTAGGCTATCCGGCTATAAGGATACTAATAAAACAATCCTGGGAAACGGTTGATGAGGAATTTCATAAAATTGGCTGTCTGGAAGCTATTCATAAATATATAAAAGACCCTGCATTGCTTAAGGAATATCTGGCGTTGGCTGCAAGCGAGCCTGGCGAGTACCTGCAAAAATATGTCAGCCACCTCAAACAGAAATAA
- a CDS encoding RNA polymerase sigma-70 factor (family 1) (product_source=TIGR02985; cath_funfam=1.10.10.10,1.10.1740.10; cog=COG1595; pfam=PF04542,PF08281; superfamily=88659,88946; tigrfam=TIGR02985): MRVVKDSEKELLQKLKDGSQTAFSLLYEMHVKRVYAFALKILKSPALAEDIVQEVFVKLWEVASRLDIELSLQSYLFTIARNLSLNVIRKAARETVITDEIARYVIDKGENGLAFAQHMQTKELVSLAVQLLPPQRRKIYELCHGEGYTYKQAAEKLGVKDATINSQMVKAIRSIKNYLIRNGALLTLFF, encoded by the coding sequence ATGCGTGTTGTCAAAGATTCAGAGAAAGAATTACTGCAAAAGTTAAAGGATGGCAGTCAAACTGCTTTTTCGCTTCTTTATGAAATGCATGTAAAACGGGTATACGCATTCGCATTGAAGATACTAAAATCTCCTGCACTTGCTGAAGACATCGTTCAGGAAGTATTTGTAAAGTTATGGGAAGTAGCTTCTAGATTGGATATTGAATTGTCTCTTCAGTCTTATCTGTTTACAATAGCCAGAAATCTGTCCCTGAATGTGATCAGAAAAGCTGCCAGGGAGACTGTGATCACTGATGAAATTGCAAGATATGTTATTGATAAAGGGGAAAATGGACTTGCCTTTGCCCAACACATGCAGACTAAGGAACTTGTATCCCTCGCGGTGCAACTGCTACCCCCGCAGCGACGCAAAATCTATGAACTCTGCCATGGAGAAGGTTATACTTATAAACAGGCTGCAGAAAAACTTGGTGTTAAGGATGCTACTATCAACAGCCAAATGGTTAAAGCCATCAGATCAATAAAAAACTACCTTATCCGTAATGGTGCTTTACTCACCTTGTTCTTTTAA
- a CDS encoding hypothetical protein (product_source=Hypo-rule applied; transmembrane_helix_parts=Inside_1_94,TMhelix_95_117,Outside_118_140), producing MYQLCCVLYSKRSIILEYTIKQLFIKYIQNLTSKEETARVLSMMQNDAYHEEWRQALQEFQNEFEAGKEETALQDQNLLFQKILVRTTLKTKMTSLRWIGYAAAVILISAFSYFVLTQTPNPGPAAKNELGKNDEKAGRT from the coding sequence ATGTACCAGCTGTGTTGCGTGTTATATTCTAAACGCAGCATTATTTTGGAGTATACGATCAAACAGCTTTTTATAAAGTACATACAGAACCTTACATCAAAGGAAGAGACCGCCCGTGTACTCTCGATGATGCAAAATGACGCTTACCATGAAGAATGGAGGCAGGCTTTGCAAGAATTTCAGAATGAATTTGAAGCAGGTAAAGAAGAGACCGCGCTGCAAGATCAGAACCTGCTTTTCCAAAAGATTCTGGTGCGCACAACTTTAAAAACCAAAATGACCTCCCTAAGGTGGATCGGCTATGCTGCCGCTGTAATCCTGATTTCAGCATTTTCTTATTTTGTACTCACACAGACGCCGAATCCTGGCCCTGCCGCTAAAAATGAATTGGGGAAAAACGATGAAAAAGCTGGGAGGACATAA
- a CDS encoding ferric-dicitrate binding protein FerR (iron transport regulator) (product_source=COG3712; cog=COG3712; pfam=PF04773,PF16344; superfamily=101874), protein MNWGKTMKKLGGHKWIKLSDGTSVQLNSNSHLEYAADFRGKQKREVTLHGEAFFDVAHDPSHPFVIHTGKITTTVLGTAFNISAYDNQKAVTVTVTRGRVVVQRADKTLAILTPNEQLNWKNGQDYQIKQTVNAEEITAWKAQDLIMDDITLSQAADLISKRYGVEVLFKNNKVKKCRFTAAFLNRNDIGQVTEVLTAITGANFQLKGNQLMIDGAGCDNE, encoded by the coding sequence ATGAATTGGGGAAAAACGATGAAAAAGCTGGGAGGACATAAATGGATCAAACTCTCTGACGGGACTTCAGTGCAGCTAAACAGCAACAGTCATCTGGAATACGCAGCAGATTTTAGGGGAAAGCAAAAACGGGAAGTTACCTTGCATGGAGAAGCTTTTTTTGATGTTGCGCACGATCCGTCACATCCTTTTGTCATTCATACCGGTAAAATCACCACCACGGTACTGGGCACAGCCTTTAATATTTCTGCTTATGATAACCAGAAAGCGGTAACCGTAACGGTTACCAGGGGCAGGGTAGTGGTTCAACGCGCCGATAAAACTTTGGCCATATTAACCCCTAATGAGCAGTTGAACTGGAAAAACGGCCAGGACTACCAGATTAAACAGACTGTAAATGCCGAAGAAATTACCGCTTGGAAGGCACAGGATCTGATCATGGACGACATCACACTTTCGCAGGCTGCAGATTTAATTTCCAAACGTTATGGGGTAGAAGTTTTATTTAAGAATAACAAAGTGAAAAAGTGCCGTTTTACTGCTGCCTTTCTAAACCGGAATGATATCGGTCAGGTTACGGAAGTTTTAACTGCAATTACCGGGGCAAATTTCCAGCTTAAAGGTAACCAGCTTATGATTGATGGGGCAGGGTGTGATAATGAATAA
- a CDS encoding TonB-linked SusC/RagA family outer membrane protein (product_source=TIGR04056; cath_funfam=2.170.130.10,2.60.40.1120; cog=COG1629; ko=KO:K21573; pfam=PF00593,PF07715,PF13715; superfamily=49464,56935; tigrfam=TIGR04056; transmembrane_helix_parts=Inside_1_25,TMhelix_26_48,Outside_49_1105) yields the protein MYYKYTLFASQSLLTYYHTITQKIKFFMKVNAVILVISLLAVSSLYALNSSAQDLQEVKVAFGVSRGSLKEAFEKIEKQTDFRFAYKKDIISGIISPELEVKERSVKQTLDELLQGSSLSYKLLNNSIIIFKTPAPNALVNLSKEEISGVVRDESGSGMPGVSVKIKGKTISAITDSKGLFKIEAAPEDVLIFSYIGYSTIERAVQAGREMKIDMQQQAGTLDAVVVIGYGTTTKRTNTGSVTTVGAKQIANQPVGNPIAALQGRVAGLDIASATGYPGSSYNVRLRGQNSISWGNSPLYIVDGVPFVSESLSQFAAANGSQSPLESINPSDIEQIDILKDADATAIYGSRGANGVILITTKKGKAGKPEFTANVYTGVSTVNKRVKMLNGAEYLAMRREAYAKDAVTPTDTQAPDLLLWDQNLDQNWQDLLIGKSANLSELQLGFNGGTEQTKYLISGTYRNEKIVLPGDLGYKRGALNMVINHNSIDKKFQFTGSLKYTLDENNTLQSDVTSFFNLAPNFPIYDASGNYYWVGNEQNPMAYFERTSISNTTNVFGNTTLSYQLLPGLSAKVSAGFNRMDMKQTQTLPKLGFNPVNYTGSSANYGNGDLSSYIVEPQLDYNLKLGKGSLSALVGGTWQHSLRETQGVTGSGYISDQQLDNIKAATLITPRTYSYAKYRYTSVFGRLTYNWDEKYIVNGTFRRDGSSKFGPNNRFGNFGAVGAAWLFSKETFIKENIPFLSFGKLRGSFGTVGNDQIGDYQFLDSWTPTTYPYGGIGGISPSRFPNPDYSWEVNKKLEAGLDLGFFNERLLLTTNFYRNRSGNQLIGSTLSSQSGFTSYQANLPALVENKGWEFELSSINIRLKNFSWNTAFNLTLAKTKLLEYPDLKNSANASRYVIGQPLSIVMGFDFLGINQQTGVPEFRDINGDKAITDPADLVVIGNTMPKFYGGIQNSFTYKNFSFDFFFQFVKQEGPLLNYGYLSYSNGYALRNKDVSALDRWTTPGIPATVPGASATAGKAIYTAYQNNYRLSNAVWGDASFIRLKNVSLKYNFRDLLKRWKFNNITMYLQGQNLFTITPYDGFDPETKGYSMPPVSIYTAGLQVSF from the coding sequence ATGTATTATAAATATACACTTTTTGCAAGTCAATCCCTATTGACTTATTACCACACTATTACCCAAAAAATAAAGTTTTTCATGAAAGTAAATGCGGTCATTCTGGTCATTTCTCTCCTTGCAGTAAGCAGTCTGTATGCCCTAAACAGTTCAGCACAGGACCTGCAAGAGGTGAAAGTTGCCTTTGGCGTTTCCAGGGGAAGTTTAAAGGAGGCTTTTGAAAAGATCGAAAAACAGACCGATTTCCGTTTTGCTTATAAAAAGGATATCATTTCAGGAATAATAAGTCCCGAACTGGAAGTTAAGGAACGGAGCGTGAAACAAACGCTCGACGAACTTTTGCAAGGAAGCAGTTTAAGTTATAAGCTCCTTAACAATAGCATCATTATTTTTAAAACACCTGCTCCAAACGCCCTGGTCAATCTTTCAAAAGAAGAAATTAGCGGAGTGGTAAGAGATGAAAGTGGCAGCGGGATGCCTGGTGTTTCCGTAAAGATAAAAGGTAAGACCATTAGTGCCATAACCGATAGTAAAGGGCTATTTAAGATAGAGGCAGCCCCTGAAGATGTGCTGATATTTAGTTATATAGGCTATTCTACAATAGAAAGGGCGGTGCAGGCAGGAAGAGAAATGAAAATCGATATGCAGCAACAGGCCGGAACCCTTGACGCCGTTGTGGTTATTGGATATGGAACTACCACTAAAAGAACCAATACCGGGTCTGTTACCACGGTGGGCGCAAAACAAATCGCTAACCAGCCGGTCGGTAATCCTATCGCAGCGCTCCAGGGGAGGGTTGCAGGACTGGATATTGCTTCGGCAACAGGCTATCCGGGCTCATCCTACAATGTTCGCTTAAGGGGACAAAATTCAATCAGTTGGGGTAACTCACCCCTGTATATCGTTGATGGCGTACCTTTTGTCTCAGAAAGTTTGAGCCAGTTTGCTGCTGCGAATGGAAGTCAAAGCCCTTTAGAGAGTATCAACCCTTCTGATATTGAGCAGATAGACATTTTAAAAGATGCTGATGCAACGGCTATATATGGCTCAAGGGGAGCGAATGGCGTAATTTTAATTACCACTAAAAAAGGCAAGGCCGGTAAACCAGAATTTACGGCGAATGTATATACAGGCGTTTCAACCGTGAACAAACGGGTTAAAATGCTTAATGGGGCAGAATACCTGGCCATGAGGCGTGAGGCCTATGCTAAAGATGCGGTTACCCCCACAGATACCCAGGCACCCGATCTTTTGTTGTGGGACCAAAATCTTGATCAGAACTGGCAAGACCTTTTGATCGGTAAATCAGCCAATCTATCAGAGCTTCAGTTGGGATTCAATGGTGGTACCGAGCAGACAAAATATCTGATCAGCGGGACCTACAGGAATGAAAAAATTGTATTGCCCGGTGATCTTGGCTATAAAAGGGGAGCACTTAACATGGTCATCAACCATAACTCTATTGATAAGAAATTTCAGTTTACCGGTTCCCTTAAGTATACGCTTGATGAAAACAATACATTACAAAGCGATGTAACCAGTTTTTTCAACCTTGCACCGAATTTCCCAATCTACGATGCCAGTGGCAATTATTACTGGGTTGGAAACGAGCAGAACCCAATGGCCTATTTCGAACGAACAAGCATCAGCAATACAACGAACGTTTTTGGCAATACTACCTTGAGTTATCAGTTACTACCTGGCCTAAGCGCTAAAGTGAGCGCTGGTTTTAACCGGATGGATATGAAACAAACCCAGACTCTTCCCAAACTGGGTTTCAACCCGGTGAACTATACCGGCAGCAGCGCCAACTATGGAAACGGAGATCTAAGTTCGTACATCGTAGAGCCACAGCTGGATTATAACCTTAAGTTGGGAAAGGGCAGTTTATCTGCTTTGGTGGGCGGTACCTGGCAGCACAGCTTAAGGGAAACGCAGGGCGTAACCGGTAGCGGTTATATCAGCGATCAGCAGTTGGATAACATTAAGGCAGCTACATTGATTACCCCCCGAACCTATAGTTATGCCAAATACCGCTATACTTCTGTTTTTGGCAGGCTTACCTATAATTGGGATGAAAAATATATTGTCAATGGAACCTTTCGACGGGATGGTTCCTCTAAATTTGGTCCAAATAACCGTTTTGGAAACTTTGGAGCGGTAGGTGCCGCCTGGCTGTTCAGCAAAGAAACGTTTATAAAAGAAAATATTCCTTTCCTGAGTTTCGGTAAGTTAAGGGGGAGTTTCGGTACGGTAGGTAATGACCAGATCGGGGATTATCAGTTTCTTGATAGTTGGACACCTACAACTTATCCTTATGGCGGCATTGGTGGAATATCGCCAAGCCGTTTCCCGAACCCTGATTACAGTTGGGAAGTTAACAAAAAGCTTGAGGCCGGATTAGATCTGGGATTCTTTAACGAAAGATTACTGCTTACCACTAATTTTTACCGCAACCGTTCGGGTAATCAGTTGATCGGAAGTACGCTTTCCTCGCAGTCGGGTTTTACCAGCTATCAGGCCAATCTGCCTGCGCTTGTAGAAAATAAAGGCTGGGAATTTGAGCTCAGTTCAATCAATATCAGATTGAAGAATTTCTCATGGAATACCGCTTTCAATCTTACCCTCGCCAAAACCAAATTATTGGAGTACCCTGATCTGAAAAATTCTGCCAACGCAAGTAGGTATGTGATCGGTCAACCTTTGTCTATCGTAATGGGATTTGATTTCCTCGGAATAAACCAACAAACCGGCGTTCCTGAATTCAGGGACATCAATGGTGACAAAGCGATTACAGATCCCGCAGATCTGGTGGTGATTGGAAATACGATGCCAAAATTTTATGGCGGGATACAAAACAGTTTTACCTATAAAAACTTCAGTTTCGATTTCTTCTTCCAATTTGTGAAACAGGAAGGACCACTGCTTAATTATGGTTACCTGAGTTATTCAAACGGTTATGCGCTTCGGAACAAGGATGTAAGTGCACTCGACAGGTGGACAACGCCCGGTATTCCTGCCACGGTTCCCGGTGCGAGTGCAACTGCAGGAAAAGCAATCTATACTGCATACCAGAACAATTATCGATTATCCAACGCGGTATGGGGAGATGCGTCCTTTATCAGATTAAAGAATGTTTCCTTGAAATACAATTTCAGGGATCTGCTGAAGCGTTGGAAATTTAACAACATTACGATGTATCTACAGGGGCAGAACCTGTTCACCATTACCCCTTATGATGGTTTTGACCCTGAAACAAAAGGATATTCAATGCCCCCGGTAAGTATCTACACTGCAGGTTTACAGGTTTCATTCTAA
- a CDS encoding hypothetical protein (product_source=Hypo-rule applied; ko=KO:K21572; pfam=PF07980,PF14322; superfamily=48452): MKIIYYILFLAVLSTGLSCKKYVEIEDPKDQLATGTVFTTDATATAAMVGIYSDMNASNYQFANVLTSFTCAMAADEFVYASVLANFDEFKNNALTPGNTYVGIMWSSPYNFIYRANAVIEGVTASNTLTPAVKNQLLGEAKFMRAFCHFYLVNFFGDVPLILDTDVLKNSTKARSPKAEVYAAVIQDLKDAKSLLVAAYPGTGERTRPNKTAATLLLSRVYLYTGNNVLAEAEASEVIAMTAQYALLKNADPNNAAHMTKTFLKNSNEAVWQLQVVNTLGGRNTWEGNTLISTGSPLYRLTKGIYGLETGFETGDKRFSNWVGSYTTTTAPIVTHYYPFKYKVRVGAAGAAVSEYSMVLRFAEAFLIRAEARVALNRLSEANDDLNVLRDRAGLTPLPVAANPAIAMAQVEQERRVELFSEWGHRWFDLKRWKSLTGDPAKSRADDVLPLTKASWKPTAVLFPVPIEAMRTNPNMVQNPGYN; encoded by the coding sequence ATGAAAATTATCTATTATATCTTATTCCTTGCCGTGCTCAGTACAGGTCTGTCCTGCAAAAAATATGTGGAAATCGAGGATCCAAAAGACCAGTTGGCCACAGGAACTGTTTTTACCACCGATGCCACGGCTACTGCTGCAATGGTTGGTATTTATAGCGATATGAATGCTTCCAACTATCAGTTTGCAAACGTACTCACGAGTTTTACCTGTGCCATGGCTGCCGATGAATTTGTATATGCCTCTGTACTGGCCAATTTTGATGAGTTCAAAAACAATGCCCTTACCCCCGGAAATACCTATGTGGGGATAATGTGGTCTTCACCCTATAATTTTATTTACCGGGCGAATGCTGTTATTGAAGGTGTTACTGCTTCCAATACACTCACACCTGCAGTTAAAAACCAGTTATTGGGTGAGGCCAAATTTATGCGTGCCTTCTGCCATTTCTATCTGGTCAATTTTTTCGGCGATGTACCGCTTATCCTGGATACTGATGTACTCAAAAACAGCACTAAAGCCCGTAGCCCTAAGGCTGAAGTTTATGCCGCGGTGATCCAGGATTTAAAAGACGCAAAAAGTCTCCTGGTGGCGGCCTATCCGGGAACAGGTGAGCGCACCAGACCAAATAAAACGGCGGCTACACTCTTGCTTTCCAGGGTTTATTTATATACCGGGAATAATGTGCTGGCAGAGGCAGAAGCCAGTGAGGTAATTGCGATGACAGCGCAATATGCTCTTCTAAAAAATGCCGATCCAAATAACGCAGCACATATGACAAAGACATTCCTGAAGAATTCCAATGAGGCGGTATGGCAGCTCCAGGTGGTAAATACCCTTGGGGGAAGAAATACATGGGAAGGAAATACGCTGATTTCAACAGGATCTCCGCTTTACCGTTTAACGAAAGGTATTTATGGTTTGGAAACAGGTTTTGAGACTGGCGATAAACGCTTTAGCAATTGGGTGGGCAGTTATACAACAACAACTGCTCCGATTGTTACCCATTATTATCCTTTTAAATACAAGGTAAGAGTAGGCGCAGCTGGTGCCGCAGTAAGTGAATATTCCATGGTGCTGCGTTTTGCAGAGGCTTTCCTGATCCGGGCAGAGGCAAGGGTGGCGCTAAATAGGCTTTCGGAAGCCAATGATGACCTGAATGTACTGCGCGACCGTGCCGGATTGACGCCTTTACCTGTAGCAGCAAATCCGGCAATTGCCATGGCTCAGGTTGAGCAGGAACGCAGGGTAGAACTGTTTTCGGAGTGGGGACACCGGTGGTTTGACCTGAAACGGTGGAAAAGCCTAACGGGCGATCCGGCGAAATCCCGTGCAGATGACGTTCTCCCTTTGACCAAAGCTTCATGGAAACCCACTGCGGTACTTTTTCCTGTTCCGATAGAGGCGATGCGTACCAACCCGAATATGGTACAGAATCCAGGTTACAATTAA
- a CDS encoding thiol-disulfide isomerase/thioredoxin/tetratricopeptide (TPR) repeat protein (product_source=COG0526/COG0457; cath_funfam=3.40.30.10; cleavage_site_network=SignalP-noTM; cog=COG0457,COG0526; pfam=PF08534; superfamily=48452,52833), with protein sequence MKKILYCFMLLVPAFMQVRGQSLTITPEKIKRGDTVTIKFDPATPYAQISPDASSVTVVFTYSTFYDLPWKMPMIKKGNMWIATFVAGRFATFATFYLQSGEQIQQPAADQHYALRVYDGEKRVKSSLLHESYSLSAQMPKAPDLQVRKLVLLTEELKNNPNNYEARVAQLNTKMIMAQSPGEKQKFRTQARKVIAAKLEENPTLPGNVNLVTMGYLMIGEKSRLDSVRNVIMQRFPDADISIDLRAAIIAKEENTAAKISKLEALLKRSDKPGEEGSETIHKMLFEQYAMMKDSAKALLHASKMLVKINPYTPQTLRDIASKLTKYRIAPSAAITYVNRSLKLADNWPVGIIRYFPEFGYIPSFVPDSTRKQAVAEAKSELFSIKALNYFELHQIDSAKILADQAVSISDGRAALINSAAVAAKLKENRKAFDILWKLLVKNPTDSAVLNLAKNNFLKYNQSTENFSSKVAELEKLEIAQLTSKTMLLMMNKPGPQLSGIVDMEGRPVTTEMMKGKIVVLDFWATWCVPCMHEMPYFHKVFEKYRNNKNVMFMVVNSGANNTIEDARKWTKQNPQYQFPVYFNNDKNIGEKVGFNLIPTIAVIDQQGKMQFRTIGFEGEILQKKLDVEISILLKRQIKTE encoded by the coding sequence ATGAAAAAGATACTATACTGTTTTATGCTCCTCGTGCCTGCGTTTATGCAGGTGCGGGGCCAAAGCTTAACCATTACACCTGAGAAAATAAAAAGAGGCGACACCGTAACCATAAAATTTGACCCTGCAACTCCCTATGCACAAATATCACCCGATGCCTCTTCGGTAACAGTGGTGTTTACCTATTCAACCTTTTACGATCTGCCTTGGAAAATGCCGATGATAAAAAAAGGGAATATGTGGATAGCAACTTTTGTGGCAGGCAGGTTTGCAACCTTTGCTACATTCTATCTGCAGAGCGGGGAGCAGATACAGCAGCCCGCCGCAGATCAGCACTATGCCCTGCGTGTATATGATGGAGAAAAAAGGGTAAAAAGCAGTTTACTTCACGAATCCTATAGCTTATCGGCACAGATGCCCAAAGCACCGGATTTGCAGGTACGTAAATTGGTACTGCTGACTGAGGAATTAAAGAACAACCCTAATAATTATGAAGCGAGGGTTGCCCAGCTCAATACCAAAATGATTATGGCGCAAAGCCCTGGGGAAAAACAGAAGTTCAGAACGCAGGCCAGAAAGGTTATAGCAGCAAAACTGGAAGAAAACCCTACATTGCCAGGTAATGTGAACCTGGTTACTATGGGTTACCTGATGATAGGAGAAAAAAGCAGGCTTGATTCGGTACGGAATGTGATTATGCAGCGCTTTCCCGATGCAGATATTTCGATAGACCTGCGGGCAGCAATTATTGCAAAAGAAGAAAATACAGCGGCGAAGATCTCTAAATTGGAAGCATTGCTGAAGAGAAGCGACAAACCCGGTGAAGAAGGGTCTGAAACCATTCACAAGATGCTTTTTGAACAATATGCCATGATGAAAGATTCAGCGAAAGCATTATTGCATGCCTCAAAAATGTTGGTAAAGATTAATCCTTATACGCCTCAAACATTAAGGGATATTGCATCAAAGTTGACCAAATATAGGATTGCTCCATCCGCTGCGATCACCTATGTAAACAGGTCGTTAAAACTAGCTGATAATTGGCCGGTAGGGATCATCAGATACTTTCCCGAATTCGGCTATATTCCTTCATTCGTTCCGGATAGTACAAGAAAACAGGCGGTAGCAGAAGCAAAATCGGAACTGTTTTCCATCAAGGCGCTCAATTATTTTGAACTTCATCAAATTGATTCTGCCAAAATACTCGCAGATCAGGCTGTAAGTATTTCCGACGGGAGAGCGGCGCTGATCAACAGTGCAGCAGTAGCAGCAAAACTAAAAGAAAACCGGAAAGCCTTTGATATCCTCTGGAAACTTTTGGTTAAAAACCCAACTGATTCTGCCGTGCTGAATCTTGCCAAAAACAACTTTTTAAAATATAACCAGTCTACCGAAAACTTCAGTTCAAAGGTGGCAGAACTCGAGAAGCTCGAAATCGCTCAGCTGACTTCAAAAACCATGCTACTGATGATGAATAAACCCGGTCCTCAACTGTCTGGTATTGTAGATATGGAAGGTAGGCCAGTTACCACTGAAATGATGAAGGGAAAGATTGTTGTCCTTGATTTTTGGGCAACATGGTGTGTGCCTTGTATGCATGAGATGCCATATTTTCACAAGGTTTTTGAAAAATATAGGAACAATAAGAATGTGATGTTTATGGTGGTGAACAGTGGTGCGAACAATACTATTGAGGATGCAAGAAAATGGACCAAACAGAATCCACAATATCAGTTTCCGGTTTATTTCAATAACGATAAAAATATTGGTGAAAAGGTAGGCTTTAACCTGATTCCGACAATAGCAGTCATCGATCAGCAGGGTAAAATGCAGTTTAGGACCATTGGCTTTGAAGGCGAAATCCTACAGAAAAAACTGGATGTAGAAATTTCCATCCTGCTCAAAAGACAGATTAAAACCGAATAG
- a CDS encoding two-component system LytT family response regulator (product_source=KO:K02477; cath_funfam=3.40.50.2300; cog=COG3279; ko=KO:K02477; pfam=PF00072,PF04397; smart=SM00448,SM00850; superfamily=52172), translated as MAENLNCMVVDDEPLALSLLSDYISKTPGLNLVRAVSNPLAAISYLKIEEIDLIFLDMQMPELNGIEFLNLLQKKCMVIVTTAYSEYAMDGYNFEVIDYLLKPITMARFMLAIEKAKERSKMNKALTDVVVLPSTVNHIFIKTENRIIKINLVDIYYFEGARDYVVIHTQTNMILTLQSMKSIQQLLPTDQFIRVHKSYIVAFDKIRFIERNRINIKEKLIPITDTYKDNFFKRIGRDVTSG; from the coding sequence ATGGCTGAAAATTTAAATTGCATGGTGGTTGATGATGAGCCCCTGGCCTTATCACTTCTGTCTGATTACATTTCGAAAACGCCAGGTTTGAACTTGGTACGTGCAGTGTCTAATCCATTAGCCGCAATCAGCTATCTGAAGATTGAAGAAATTGACCTCATTTTTCTAGATATGCAAATGCCTGAATTAAATGGCATTGAGTTTCTAAACCTGCTCCAGAAAAAATGTATGGTTATCGTAACAACAGCCTACAGTGAATACGCAATGGACGGATATAATTTTGAGGTAATTGATTACCTGTTAAAGCCCATTACAATGGCCAGGTTCATGCTGGCGATTGAAAAGGCAAAAGAAAGATCTAAAATGAACAAGGCCCTGACCGATGTTGTTGTTTTGCCTAGTACGGTAAACCATATCTTCATTAAAACTGAAAACAGGATCATTAAGATTAATTTGGTCGATATTTATTACTTTGAAGGTGCTAGGGATTATGTAGTGATCCACACGCAAACCAACATGATCTTAACACTACAGAGCATGAAAAGCATTCAACAGCTATTACCTACAGATCAGTTTATCCGAGTACATAAATCATATATCGTTGCGTTCGACAAAATTAGATTCATTGAAAGAAACAGGATTAATATCAAAGAAAAATTAATACCTATAACCGATACCTACAAAGACAATTTCTTTAAAAGGATTGGTCGTGATGTTACATCCGGTTAA